In Ostrea edulis chromosome 6, xbOstEdul1.1, whole genome shotgun sequence, a single window of DNA contains:
- the LOC125646595 gene encoding putative ankyrin repeat protein RF_0381, with protein MMITPTDALNTLHGAIEEEALEAVLDIISKDGNLVNRVLINHTALTLATELGVRCIIEAVMTSDNLDVNATDRFGRPALYFAFKSCQISLARTLISRGADVNLSKPPLLHGCCYGGSDTEDVVYELVELGVDVNVVDERNRTALHIAVQNSLFNIAKALLKCKANVNAVEGFDFQTPLMICAGKSPISIDDRSKEEYHRSLKVLKLLLDSGADISAKDDKGRTAIHIALQNANILASSLLIHWGAKHDSLNSNTIRSAYEISLLRNCLEMACIIFFNFYRHFETFPLNFYSNAKETLQNIGKKRQNEYVLALEQSLTDLCTRHYCQEVSAKGPLGFMQKLPKLQNLCRHTILRNLNLSVFENTCIKLPTAKTLQDFIFYNTRFSIISTLSLSDIHIATHMGDLESLALRLNPHIVNIPFNGLSLLEVAISRQCIPGTNLLLENGADPNGETKEGFLPLHLASRQCCFEIVQILLKFGGNVNALDKQGNLPIHEACVSGHFNIAELLMQHGSIYHHPDTDGRYPIHYSCASGNWHFTNVLIKLGIDGDTTDNCGYTGLHLAASRGNLYLIQNIELPYLFETELLMKGYMFVLMYSCNVRCVTKPKYTPQVNHIKVLENLMTAGCNHAILSNKNKSALDIARDYGFTDIMTTLQRR; from the coding sequence ATGATGATAACTCCAACTGATGCCTTAAATACTCTACATGGTGCAATAGAAGAAGAAGCCCTCGAAGCCGTATTGGACATCATCTCAAAGGATGGGAACCTTGTCAACAGAGTCCTGATtaatcatacagctttaactcTGGCAACAGAACTCGGGGTCAGATGTATAATTGAAGCTGTTATGACAAGTGACAACCTAGATGTCAATGCTACAGACAGGTTTGGTCGACCTGCCTTGTATTTTGCATTCAAGAGTTGTCAGATCTCATTGGCTAGGACACTGATATCACGTGGTGCTGATGTAAACCTATCTAAGCCTCCGTTACTACATGGATGTTGTTATGGTGGCAGTGACACTGAGGACGTAGTATATGAATTGGTGGAACTAGGAGTTGATGTCAATGTTGTAGATGAGAGAAACAGAACTGCGCTGCACATTGCAGTTCAGAATTCACTTTTTAATATAGCCAAAGCATTGTTAAAATGCAAGGCAAATGTTAACGCTGTTGAGGGTTTTGATTTCCAGACTCCATTGATGATATGTGCGGGAAAATCTCCGATCTCTATTGACGACAGAAGTAAAGAGGAATACCATCGGTCCTTGAAAGTACTGAAACTTTTATTAGATAGTGGTGCTGACATCAGCGCCAAGGACGATAAAGGCCGCACTGCGATTCATATTGCTCtgcaaaatgcaaatattctAGCCAGTTCTCTACTGATTCATTGGGGAGCAAAACACGACTCTCTCAACTCAAATACAATTCGATCAGCGTATGAAATTTCTTTGTTAAGAAACTGTTTAGAAATGGCTTGcattattttcttcaatttttataGACATTTTGAAACCTTTCCTTTAAACTTTTATAGCAATGCAAAAGAGACTCTGCAAAATATAGGAAAGAAAAGACAAAACGAATATGTTTTGGCATTGGAACAATCATTGACCGATTTGTGCACACGACACTATTGTCAAGAAGTTTCAGCTAAGGGACCGCTTGGATTTATGCAAAAACTACCGAAACTGCAAAACTTGTGTAGACATACAATTTTACGGAACTTAAacctttctgtgtttgaaaataCTTGTATAAAGTTGCCAACAGCTAAGACCCTTCAAGACTTCATATTCTACAACACCAGATTTTCTATCATATCTACTTTGTCTTTGAGCGATATTCATATCGCTACACATATGGGAGACCTCGAAAGTTTAGCATTGAGATTGAATCCACATATCGTCAATATACCATTTAATGGTCTCTCTTTACTGGAAGTGGCCATCTCAAGACAATGTATCCCCGGAACCAATCTTCTTTTGGAAAACGGCGCGGATCCTAATGGTGAAACAAAAGAGGGATTCTTACCATTGCACCTGGCTTCTCGGCAATGCTGTTTCGAAATTGTCCagattcttttgaaatttggaGGAAATGTGAATGCCCTAGATAAGCAGGGTAACTTGCCAATACATGAGGCTTGTGTCTCTGGACACTTCAACATTGCCGAATTACTGATGCAGCACGGTTCTATTTATCACCACCCAGATACCGATGGTCGGTACCCAATTCATTATTCCTGCGCTAGTGGTAATTGGCACTTCACTAATGTTCTTATAAAGCTAGGGATTGATGGAGATACCACTGACAATTGTGGATACACAGGACTTCATCTGGCTGCTAGCAGAGGAAACCTCTATCTAATCCAAAACATTGAGTTGCCATATTTGTTTGAAACAGAATTACTGATGAAGGGGtacatgtttgttttgatgtaTTCGTGTAATGTCAGATGCGTGACAAAGCCAAAATATACACCACAGGTTAATCATATTAAAGTTCTAGAAAATCTTATGACAGCAGGATGTAACCATGCGATATTGAGTAATAAGAACAAATCAGCTTTAGATATTGCAAGGGATTATGGCTTCACGGATATTATGACTACGCTTCAACGAAGATGA
- the LOC125647777 gene encoding uncharacterized protein LOC125647777, which translates to MNSRYLYVLLTFPFILITTAEDGTSDEQQLMDRRRKSVCPQWNDTYPYADGVDSECWFSVSESTKKQFLHKVTKYSYSLVNFILHFKNVSSHQVKETRCVIQGDQWTWTFPGPRGSRQYLNWPLGYRVWSLGLLNVYTLDHFPVSLRVHGNCQIHYGANKTTQRIALALANLTDYLVSHTTGEAADDLAEYYNQSYWCYRDRIFIESHSLYLLCLNVICPLEAIGYRCCHWKWNFIDKKRTLVCTGGYETFKEIGWKFPFVLGLVLYMYFPLVLVWLLNHVHEITYNHRSNSHEVLNISVEEKAEEEVQLLEKSENWIYYNPIHIGTIIASVFHCCCVKCHVGTSRIVRVIFFFVSISVISLKLLLHGLFQYDDIIASVKKGVPKDFESILAGYELSRLNFLRVFGGPYIAFLFYVVCYILCTCVPSDLAKFLAKGLTENKSKITSPLRVNDAVRVKYGAMKTTEPVNGYHSIYRVILSQFCMILNSSFWKFAVILQIKRWNKCHLIARRKSAFLGRLFLFTMLFYVPICVLELVLCLMLYGVPLVGYIKIITRAYVIAPWRELEIWAPLRMICCIFALFFFTFVYYMFSIIFVDSFIFICGVVVYTYTGLFAHPEATYGYLIFSSTVLLYMFDSINNIASVYDHLFVHTRKICKKMYKYGKYSEVALFKREEECKGIPKDLFFLIVKMYRPIRHQVFISFLKLGIIILILCISVDLLFEFSTARNLNLLTQAAATIIVCLVPKVIGDSCSMYRNRRHHSQSNQIKEIIHMYYQRSKENGSSRNILNLEVI; encoded by the coding sequence ATGAATTCACGATACTTATATGTACTGCTTACTTTTCCATTCATTCTGATAACTACGGCTGAGGACGGAACTAGTGACGAACAACAGTTGATGGACAGGCGGAGGAAATCAGTCTGTCCACAATGGAACGACACCTATCCATACGCTGATGGAGTGGATTCCGAGTGTTGGTTTTCAGTGTCAGAGTCAACCAAAAAGCAATTTCTTCACAAAGTTACTAAATATTCATACAGCCTAGTGAATTTCATACTTCATTTTAAGAATGTTTCTTCTCACCAAGTCAAGGAAACAAGGTGCGTAATTCAAGGCGATCAGTGGACGTGGACGTTTCCAGGACCTAGAGGTTCCAGACAATACCTAAACTGGCCATTAGGCTACCGAGTATGGTCACTTGGgcttttaaatgtttacactTTGGATCATTTCCCTGTTTCGTTAAGAGTTCATGGAAACTGTCAAATCCACTATGGTGCCAATAAGACTACACAACGTATCGCTTTAGCTTTGGCGAATCTCACAGACTACCTAGTATCTCACACTACGGGAGAGGCTGCAGACGATTTAGCAGAGTATTACAATCAAAGTTACTGGTGTTACAGAGATCGCATATTCATTGAGAGCCACTCACTTTACTTGCTTTGTCTAAATGTCATCTGTCCACTGGAAGCCATAGGTTATCGATGTTGCCACTGGAAGTGGAATTTTATCGACAAGAAGCGGACCTTGGTGTGTACTGGCGGATATGAAACATTCAAAGAAATCGGCTGGAAGTTTCCCTTTGTACTAGGGTTAgttctatacatgtactttccccTGGTTTTAGTATGGCTCCTGAATCACGTTCATGAAATCACGTACAATCACAGATCAAACAGTCACGAAGTACTTAACATTAGCGTGGAGGAGAAGGCGGAGGAAGAGGTTCAATTACTTGAAAAGAGCGAAAACTGGATTTACTACAACCCAATACATATTGGAACTATAATAGCGAGTGTTTTTCATTGCTGTTGTGTAAAATGCCATGTTGGAACTTCAAGAATTGTCCGTGTGATTTTCTTCTTTGTAAGTATATCAGTTATTTCACTGAAATTACTGTTACACGGACTGTTTCAGTATGACGATATTATTGCAAGTGTAAAGAAGGGCGTGCCTAAAGATTTTGAATCGATTTTGGCGGGATACGAACTGAGTCGGTTAAATTTTCTGAGAGTTTTTGGAGGGCCTTATATAgcatttcttttttatgtcGTATGCtacattttatgtacatgtgtacccTCTGATTTAGCCAAATTTCTCGCCAAAGGATTAACGGAGAACAAAAGTAAAATCACATCTCCACTAAGAGTGAATGATGCTGTCCGAGTGAAATATGGTGCCATGAAAACAACGGAACCTGTTAATGGATATCATAGTATATATCGAGTCATCTTGTCCCAGTTTTGCATGATTCTGAATTCGTCTTTTTGGAAATTTGCCGTTATCCTTCAAATCAAGCGTTGGAATAAATGCCATCTTATTGCGCGAAGGAAATCTGCTTTTCTTGGAAGATTGTTTCTTTTCACGATGCTATTTTATGTTCCAATATGTGTTTTAGAACTGGTTTTATGTCTTATGCTATATGGAGTTCCTCTTGTCGGTTACATTAAGATAATTACACGTGCCTACGTCATCGCACCTTGGCGGGAACTTGAAATTTGGGCTCCACTGAGgatgatatgttgtatttttGCGCTGttcttttttacatttgtgTATTATATGTTCAGTATCATTTTTGTAGATAGCTTCATATTCATTTGTGGCGTCGTTGTCTATACGTACACCGGGCTGTTTGCCCACCCAGAGGCCACATACGGGTACCTTATCTTTTCTTCTACCGTCCTTCTGTATATGTTTGACAGTATCAATAACATTGCCAGCGTCTACGATCACCTGTTCGTGCATACCAGAAAAATATGCAAGAAAATGTATAAGTATGGCAAATATTCAGAGGTGGCTTTGTTCAAAAGAGAAGAAGAATGCAAAGGCATTCCGAAAGATCTCTTCTTTTTGATTGTTAAGATGTACAGGCCAATACGTCATCAAGTTTTCATCTCTTTCTTGAAACTCGGGATTATAATCCTCATATTATGCATTTCCGTAGATCTTTTGTTCGAATTTTCCACCGCTCGAAATTTAAACTTATTGACGCAAGCTGCTGCTACAATCATTGTATGCCTTGTACCAAAGGTTATAGGCGATTCGTGTTCCATGTATAGAAATCGTCGACATCACAGTCAATCAAatcaaattaaagaaatcatccACATGTACTATCAAAGATCCAAGGAGAATGGTTCTTCGAGAAATATCTTAAATCTAGAAGTCATATGA